One stretch of Microcebus murinus isolate Inina chromosome 12, M.murinus_Inina_mat1.0, whole genome shotgun sequence DNA includes these proteins:
- the LOC142860974 gene encoding olfactory receptor 1L8, giving the protein MERINQTSSVSEFILLGLSSRPEDQKPLFVLFLTVYLVTLMGNLLIILAICSDPQLQTPMYFFLSFLSFTDICFTTTVVPKMLMNFLSEKKTISYEGCLTQMYFLYAFGNTDSCLLAVMAFDRYVAICDPFHYVTTMSHHRCVLLVAFSCSFPHLHSLLHTLLLNLLIFCDSNVIHHFLCDLNPLLKLSCSSIFVNEIVIMTEVPIVLVTPFLCIVFSYARIFVTVLKIPSATGKRKAFSTCGSHLTVVTLFYGSIFYVYLQPLSTYTIKDHMATIVYTVLSSMLNPFIYSLRNKDLKQGLRKVMGKRRS; this is encoded by the coding sequence ATGGAAAGAATCAACCAAACCAGCAGTGTCTCTGAATTTATTCTCCTGGGACTCTCCTCCCGGCCTGAGGACCAAAAGCCACTCTTTGTCCTGTTCCTCACTGTGTACCTGGTCACGCTAATGGGGAACCTGCTCATTATCTTGGCCATCTGCTCTGACCCCCAGCTCCAGACCCCCAtgtatttcttcttgagttttcTGTCTTTCACTGACATTTGCTTCACAACAACTGTTGTCCCCAAGATGCTGATGAACTTCCTGTCAGAGAAGAAGACTATCTCCTATGAAGGGTGTCTGACACAGATGTATTTTCTCTACGCCTTTGGCAACACTGACAGCTGCCTGCTGGCAGTCATGGCCTTTGATCGCTATGTGGCTATCTGTGACCCCTTCCACTATGTCACCACGATGAGCCACCACCGCTGTGTTCTCCTGGTGGCCTTCTCTTGCTCATTTCCTCACCTTCACTCACTCCTGCACACACTTCTGCTGAATCTTCTCATCTTCTGTGACTCCAATGTTATTCACCACTTTCTCTGTGACCTCAACCCTCTGCTGAAATTGTCCTGTTCTTCTATATTTGTCAATGAAATTGTGATTATGACAGAAGTGCCTATTGTTTTAGTGACTCCCTTTCTATGCATTGTTTTCTCCTATGCACGAATCTTCGTAACGGTTCTCAAGATTCCCTCTGCCACTGGGAAACGCAAAGCCTTCTCTACCTGTGGTTCTCACCTTACCGTGGTAACACTCTTTTATGGAAGCATCTTCTACGTCTACTTACAGCCCCTGTCCACCTACACCATCAAGGACCACATGGCAACAATTGTCTATACAGTTTTGTCATCCATGCTAAACCCTTTTATCTACAGCCTGAGAAACAAAGACCTGAAACAAGGCCTGAGGAAGGTCATGGGCAAGAGGAGGTCCTAG